In the Girardinichthys multiradiatus isolate DD_20200921_A chromosome 4, DD_fGirMul_XY1, whole genome shotgun sequence genome, one interval contains:
- the bdnf gene encoding brain-derived neurotrophic factor isoform X3, translated as MTILFLTMVISYFSCMRAAPLRDAPGMRGHRTEGYLGAAATGPQRHGTPQSGGPGQREELPSLTDTFEQVIEELLEVEGEAAQLGQGADKSQGGGGLSPVAAAEAKDVDLYNSRVMISNQVPLEPPLLFLLEEYKNYLDAANMSMRVRRHSDPSRRGELSVCDSISQWVTAVDKKTAIDMSGQTVTVMEKVPVPNGQLKQYFYETKCNPMGYTKDGCRGIDKRHYNSQCRTTQSYVRALTMDSKKKIGWRFIRIDTSCVCTLTIKRGR; from the coding sequence ATGACCATCCTGTTCCTTACTATGGTTATTTCATACTTCAGTTGCATGAGAGCTGCGCCCCTGAGAGATGCCCCGGGCATGCGGGGCCATCGGACGGAAGGCTACTTGGGCGCCGCTGCGACGGGCCCCCAAAGGCATGGGACTCCACAGAGTGGTGGGCCAGGCCAGCGTGAGGAGCTCCCCTCACTCACAGACACGTTTGAGCAAGTGATAGAGGAGCTGCTGGAGGTGGAGGGCGAGGCAGCACAGCTGGGACAGGGGGCCGACAAAAGCCAGGGAGGTGGGGGCCTGTCACCTGTGGCCGCCGCTGAGGCCAAGGATGTTGACCTGTACAACTCACGGGTGATGATCAGCAACCAAGTGCCTTTAGAGCCGCCGTTGCTCTTTCTCCTGGAGGAATACAAAAACTATCTGGACGCCGCGAACATGTCCATGAGGGTGCGGCGGCACTCTGACCCCTCGCGGCGCGGAGAGCTCAGTGTGTGTGACAGTATTAGCCAATGGGTGACAGCTGTGGATAAAAAGACGGCGATAGACATGTCTGGGCAGACAGTAACCGTCATGGAGAAGGTCCCTGTCCCCAATGGCCAACTGAAGCAATACTTTTATGAGACCAAATGCAACCCCATGGGGTACACAAAGGACGGCTGCAGAGGAATAGACAAGCGGCATTATAACTCCCAATGCAGGACAACCCAGTCCTACGTGCGAGCGCTCACCATGGATAGCAAAAAGAAGATTGGCTGGCGGTTTATAAGGATAGACACTTCATGTGTATGCACATTGACCATTAAAAGAGGGAGATAG
- the bdnf gene encoding brain-derived neurotrophic factor isoform X2 codes for MFHQVRRVMTILFLTMVISYFSCMRAAPLRDAPGMRGHRTEGYLGAAATGPQRHGTPQSGGPGQREELPSLTDTFEQVIEELLEVEGEAAQLGQGADKSQGGGGLSPVAAAEAKDVDLYNSRVMISNQVPLEPPLLFLLEEYKNYLDAANMSMRVRRHSDPSRRGELSVCDSISQWVTAVDKKTAIDMSGQTVTVMEKVPVPNGQLKQYFYETKCNPMGYTKDGCRGIDKRHYNSQCRTTQSYVRALTMDSKKKIGWRFIRIDTSCVCTLTIKRGR; via the coding sequence TTCCACCAGGTTAGAAGAGTGATGACCATCCTGTTCCTTACTATGGTTATTTCATACTTCAGTTGCATGAGAGCTGCGCCCCTGAGAGATGCCCCGGGCATGCGGGGCCATCGGACGGAAGGCTACTTGGGCGCCGCTGCGACGGGCCCCCAAAGGCATGGGACTCCACAGAGTGGTGGGCCAGGCCAGCGTGAGGAGCTCCCCTCACTCACAGACACGTTTGAGCAAGTGATAGAGGAGCTGCTGGAGGTGGAGGGCGAGGCAGCACAGCTGGGACAGGGGGCCGACAAAAGCCAGGGAGGTGGGGGCCTGTCACCTGTGGCCGCCGCTGAGGCCAAGGATGTTGACCTGTACAACTCACGGGTGATGATCAGCAACCAAGTGCCTTTAGAGCCGCCGTTGCTCTTTCTCCTGGAGGAATACAAAAACTATCTGGACGCCGCGAACATGTCCATGAGGGTGCGGCGGCACTCTGACCCCTCGCGGCGCGGAGAGCTCAGTGTGTGTGACAGTATTAGCCAATGGGTGACAGCTGTGGATAAAAAGACGGCGATAGACATGTCTGGGCAGACAGTAACCGTCATGGAGAAGGTCCCTGTCCCCAATGGCCAACTGAAGCAATACTTTTATGAGACCAAATGCAACCCCATGGGGTACACAAAGGACGGCTGCAGAGGAATAGACAAGCGGCATTATAACTCCCAATGCAGGACAACCCAGTCCTACGTGCGAGCGCTCACCATGGATAGCAAAAAGAAGATTGGCTGGCGGTTTATAAGGATAGACACTTCATGTGTATGCACATTGACCATTAAAAGAGGGAGATAG
- the bdnf gene encoding brain-derived neurotrophic factor isoform X1: MNARFHQVRRVMTILFLTMVISYFSCMRAAPLRDAPGMRGHRTEGYLGAAATGPQRHGTPQSGGPGQREELPSLTDTFEQVIEELLEVEGEAAQLGQGADKSQGGGGLSPVAAAEAKDVDLYNSRVMISNQVPLEPPLLFLLEEYKNYLDAANMSMRVRRHSDPSRRGELSVCDSISQWVTAVDKKTAIDMSGQTVTVMEKVPVPNGQLKQYFYETKCNPMGYTKDGCRGIDKRHYNSQCRTTQSYVRALTMDSKKKIGWRFIRIDTSCVCTLTIKRGR; this comes from the coding sequence TTCCACCAGGTTAGAAGAGTGATGACCATCCTGTTCCTTACTATGGTTATTTCATACTTCAGTTGCATGAGAGCTGCGCCCCTGAGAGATGCCCCGGGCATGCGGGGCCATCGGACGGAAGGCTACTTGGGCGCCGCTGCGACGGGCCCCCAAAGGCATGGGACTCCACAGAGTGGTGGGCCAGGCCAGCGTGAGGAGCTCCCCTCACTCACAGACACGTTTGAGCAAGTGATAGAGGAGCTGCTGGAGGTGGAGGGCGAGGCAGCACAGCTGGGACAGGGGGCCGACAAAAGCCAGGGAGGTGGGGGCCTGTCACCTGTGGCCGCCGCTGAGGCCAAGGATGTTGACCTGTACAACTCACGGGTGATGATCAGCAACCAAGTGCCTTTAGAGCCGCCGTTGCTCTTTCTCCTGGAGGAATACAAAAACTATCTGGACGCCGCGAACATGTCCATGAGGGTGCGGCGGCACTCTGACCCCTCGCGGCGCGGAGAGCTCAGTGTGTGTGACAGTATTAGCCAATGGGTGACAGCTGTGGATAAAAAGACGGCGATAGACATGTCTGGGCAGACAGTAACCGTCATGGAGAAGGTCCCTGTCCCCAATGGCCAACTGAAGCAATACTTTTATGAGACCAAATGCAACCCCATGGGGTACACAAAGGACGGCTGCAGAGGAATAGACAAGCGGCATTATAACTCCCAATGCAGGACAACCCAGTCCTACGTGCGAGCGCTCACCATGGATAGCAAAAAGAAGATTGGCTGGCGGTTTATAAGGATAGACACTTCATGTGTATGCACATTGACCATTAAAAGAGGGAGATAG